CTCGCCGCAGACCACAGCGCCGAGATGGTCGTGATGACCTTCGAGCCTCATCCGGTCGCCATTCTTCACCCGGAGAAGGCCCCGGGCGTCCTGACGCCGCTGCCGCTGAAGCTCGATCTGTTGGGCGAGTACGCCGACAACTGCGTCATCGTCCTGCAGGACAACCGCAAGCTGCTGGAACTGTCGCCCGAGGACTTTGTCGACCAGTTTCTCGTGGCCGGTTTCGCACCGCGCTTCATCGTGGAAGGTCACGACTTCCACTTCGGCTCCGGCCGCGCCGGCGACATCGAGACCTTGATCCGATTGGGCCGAGAGAAGGGGTTCGAGGTGGTCGTTGTCGAGCCCAGGCAGATGACGCTGCCGATGGGCGAGACGATTCGCGTCTCCAGCACGGTGATTCGTTACATGGTTGAGAGCGGCCACGTCGGAGATGCGGCCGTGGCCCTGTCGCGTCCGTATCGCCTCCTGGGCCCGATCGTTTCCGGCCGAGGCCGGGGCCGAGAGCTGGGTTTCCCGACGTTGAACATGGCCGTGCCCAATCAGGTCATCCCAGCCGAGGGCGTCTACGCCGGTTTCGTCGAGATCGCCGACGATCCCGAATCACTGCCGTCCAGGACCGAACGCTGTTCGGCGGTCTTCAGCATCGGTCAGATCCGAACGTTCGAGGAGAAGCATCCGTTGCTGATCGAGGCCCACGTTCTCGACGAAAGGCTGGGCGACGTGACCGGCCGATGGATGGTGATGGAATTCGTTCAGCATCTGCGACACCAGCACAAGTTTGGCAGTCCCGAGGATCTCGCGGCCCAGATCGCCAGGGATTGCGACCAGGCGCGGACCGCACTGGAACAGTTCGTCGAAGGAGAGGCACCATGAAAGAAGCGCGTCACATCGTATTGGGCGTTCACATCACCGACCGAACCCGTCACGCCCATCAGGTCCAGGACCTGTTCACCGAGTACGGCTGCAGCATCAAGACCCGCGTCGGGCTCCACACGGTCGCCGACAATTTCTGTTCGCCCAACGGCCTGGTCCTGCTGGAGATGGCTGGCGACGAGAAACCCATCTTCGAACTGATTGACAAACTCGGCGCCATCGAGGGCGTGGACGTGCAGAAGATGATCTTCGAGCACGATTGACCCCGACGGAAGACCGTTGCACGAATCGCTCACGCCCCCTGCGAGGGACGATACGAAAGGCGTTGGATGACGGACATGCATCAGCAGGCCCTTACGCTGATCGAGAATGCCAGTGATATCTTGATTACCACGCACACCCGGCCCGACGGCGATGCGTGCGGGTGCGTCGCCGCACTGACCGAGGCCCTGCGAGGGCTGGGCAAGACCGTGCGGCCGTTGTTCCTCTCGCCGGTGCCTTCCTGGTACGCTTTTCTCTTCGACGAGCCGGTGCCCGTTCTGCGAACGGACGTGCAGGTCGAGGAGCTGGCGCAGAGCCCGTTCGGACGATGCGACCTGATTCTCATCGTCGATACCAACAGCTATAGCCAGTTGCCCCATTTCGAGGAGCACCTCAAGCGGATCGACACGCCGATCCTGGTGATTGACCATCATGTCACCAGTGATGGGCTGGGCACCGTCGAGATCGTCGATCCGACCGCCGCCGCGGCCGGCCTCGTGGTGTACGATTTCTTCCGGGCCGCCGGCCTGCCCATCACGGCAAAGATGGCCGAGGCCCTCTTCGTCGCGATCGCCACCGACACCGGATGGTTCCAGTTCAACAACACCACCAGCCGGGTGTACCGCTGCGCCGCGGACCTGATCGACTTGGGCATTTCCCCGACCGACCTGTACGACCGCCTCCACCACACATACTCGCAGGCGCGGTTCCGGCTCCTGGTGACCATGCTCGACCGGCTCGAACTGCACCTCGACGGACGCTACGCCGTACAGTACCTGCTTCAGGAAGACTTCGTGCAGACCGGCGCCGTCTATGAGGACACCGAGAACTTCATCAACGAATGCCATCGTATTGCTTCGGTTGTGGTTTCGACGCTGCTTGTGGAACTCAAGGACGGCCGCATCCGCTGCTCGCTGCGCAGCCGAGGGGCCGTCGACGTCAGCGAGATCGCTGCCCGGTTCGGCGGCGGAGGCCACAAGATGGCCGCCGGCACCTTCCTGCCCGGTCCCATCGATCACGCCAGGCAACTCATCTTCCACGAAGTCACCCAGCGCCTCCCCTGATCCTCGTCGGATCGGGATGGTAGTGGCGATGAAGTTCGAGCCACGAATTTCTGCGTCCTGCTTTCTTGCGACTTTCTTCTCCGGCCGGTTCTTGGTACAATCAGATAGAACGGCTCGGGGTTTTGGGGCCGCCTTTCGGCCACGCTCTGAAGGGGCATTGTGATGCGAAGAGGTCGAGGCTTCACACTGATCGAGCTTCTGGTGGTGGTGGCGATCATCTCGGTGCTGATGGCAATTCTGATGCCCAGCCTTCAGCGCGTCAGAAAACAGGCCCGCTCGGTGGCCTGCCGATCCAGCCTCAAGCAATGGGGTCTGATCTGGTACTTCTACACCGAAGACACCGACGGCAAGTTCAACCCGGGCATCCACCAGGGCACTGCGGCGGCCAATGACTGGCCCGTTGCGCTGCTGCCCTATTACCGGGACAAGGGCAAACTGGCCATGTGTCCTTCGGCCACGCTGCCGGGGGCGGTCGGCGGAGCGTTCGAACACCGCGCCTGGAACTGGGACGGAGCCGGCTGGGGCGACGTCCGAGCGAAAGACCCCGAACTCCGCGACCGCGGCAGCTACGGTCAGAACGAGTGGATCTGCAGTCGTGCCGAGGACGACTACTGGAAAACGGTCCGTCGCATCAAGCACCCCGACAACGTCCCTCTGTTCTTCGATTGCGCCTATGTCGACGCGTGGCCGCTGCATAACCAGGGCGCGCCGGCGATCAAGGGCTTCGATGTCGCCGACGGAAACGAATGGAATGTCGTCTGCATCGATCGTCATTCGGGTACGATCAATTGTGTCTTCGCCGACTTCAGCACGGTTCGCCCCGTGGGGCTCAAAGAGCTGTGGACTCTGAAATGGCACCGCCAGTTCAACACCGCCGGGCCCTGGACGATGGCCGGAGGTGTCCAGGCCGGCGACTGGCCCGGCTGGATGAGGACCTTCAAGGACTACTGACCTGCCATGCTGCCGGCCACGCAACCATCCGTCGCCCGCCTCTGCGGCCCCGTGCGCCGCCTGTCGTGCCGGTTGCAGCAGGACTCGAAATACGCGTCCCTGTGATTTTCCTTGTCCGCCCGGAGGGGTTATGCCATAATAGGATGAGAAGATTGGGCGCCTTTGGGCCAACCTGCGTCGAGGACCTCGACATCGAGACCCACCATCCTCGACGAGGGCGTGATGGAGGCGCCTCCGGCCGCCTATCCTGAGAGGGCCACGAGCCTATGGCCGTACGATACCACGAAATCGCGAGAATGAGACGAGACAAGGAGACAATAGGCGCCTGTTTCCTGGGGCCTTTGCGACCATACGATTGTGCAATGTTTGCAGGAGTGCGTGCAATGAGAAGGTCCAAGGCGTTTACGTTGATCGAGCTGCTCGTCGTCATTGCCATTATCGCGCTGCTCATGTCCATTCTGATGCCGGCGCTGGCGCGGGTCAGAGAGCAGGCCCGAACCGTGTCCTGTCGGGCGAACCTGAGGCAGTGGAACCTCTTCTTCTCGATGTACACCGAGGCGCACGACGGCAAGTTCCAGGCCGGCGTCGGCAGTGGGCACACCTATCACTGGATGAACACTCTGCGCCCGTACTACCAGAACGATCACAAAATCCGCTGCTGCCCCACGGCCTTGAAACCGATCGTCGACGAGCACGGCAACACCGCCCCCGTCTGGAACGTCTTTTCCGCCTGGGGCCGGTTCTGGGGCGAGGGATACGCGCCCGAGGGCGACTGGGGCAGCTATGGCATCAACGGCTGGGTCGAGAACCCGCCGGCCGACTACGCCACGGTGTACGAGAACTTCGACACCAGGAACAACTGGCGGACGCCCGGCGTCCGAGGGGCCGCCTACGTGCCTCTGTTCATGGACGCCCTGCGATTCAATATCTTCCCGTTGCCCACCGACAATCCGCCGGAGGTCCCCGACATGGCGTGGCAGGGCACCCAGCACATGCGGCGTATCTGCATCGACCGGCACAACGGCGGCAGCAATATGGCGTTTCTCGACTGGTCCGTGCGCAAGGTGGACCTGAAGGAACTCTGGACGCTCAAGTGGCACAAGACCTATGATACCGCCGGCCCGTGGACTATGGCCGGCGGGGTCAGCCCCAGCGACTGGCCCGATTGGATGAGCCGCTACCGCGACTTCTGAGCGAGGCGGTCGATGCGGAAGAGCGCAAAAGCGTAGATGCGCGAGGTGCCCGCCATCTAAAGGGATAGCCGCCTCCAACCCATCTACCCATATACGCTTCCACGCTCCCACATCCCCAGAGCGACCAGCGACGAGACCCTCCAGCCTCCCGCCTCCAGCCTGTTATCTCCCGAGATACGAGATACGAAACACGAGATACGGCCGTTTTCTTCTTGCCCCCGCGCCCCCATTTCGCCACAATACGGCAAATCCGAACCAGCCGGACGTGCGGCCCGGCGTGCGTCGAGGACCAGACCACCAAAACCGCCCATCCTCAACGCCCCCGTCCCCCACGCATCCGTGTCGGGCTTGCTTGAGAGGGCCAAGAGACCATGCGAAACCACAAACCCGCGACAACGCAGCGAGACACACGAAGACAGGTGCCTGTCTCTGCCGGTGTCTCTGAGACTGGTGTGCCATGACGCTTCAACCCGAATCAATTGACTGGGCAATCGACTTCGTCCAGGCGCATTCGGATGGCGATCTGTTCCCAAAGATCCTTGAAGTGGCGGCGATTGCTGACGACAAGCGGAAGTTTGTGTCGCAGATTGCTGGGACCACGCTCGGCGAGTTTGCACCTGGAAGCTGTCGTCGGTTTATTGTCCCCAAAGACGAAATGTCGTACCGCCAGGCCACGCAACTCGATCCTCAGGATTCGATCATTCTCTCCGCGCTTGTGTACCAGTATGGGCTCCAGATCGAATCTCAACGACTGCCGGCTACACGAGTGTTCAGCTACCGCTTTGGGCCTACGCTGCCAGATGGTTTGTACAGCGGCAAGCCCGCCTGGAATGACTTTTGGAAAGCCGCTGCGGCACATGCACAGCATTCAACGCACATTCTATACTGTGACATCGCCGATTTCTATAACCAAGTCTACCATCACACGGTGGAGAACCAGTTGATCGCTGCTGCACTTCCAAATCAAGCCATCAAGTGGATTGTTGCACTCTTGGGATCAACGACTGCAGGAGTGTCAAGAGGTGTTCCGGTCGGCCCGCACGCGATTCACTTGATTGCTGAATCGACACTAATCCCAATTGATAACAGCCTTCAAGGTGCTGGACTGAAGTTCATTCGATATGCCGATGACATATTGGTGTTCTGCAGATCAGATCGCAAAGCCAAGTCGGCACTGGCGACAGTTGCCAGCGTGCTCGACAAACAGCAGCGATTGACGCTTCAGCGCTACAAGACGAAGATCTACGACCCCGCTGAGTTTCGCAATCTCTGTGGTCAAATGATCGAAGATCGTCCAATCAATGCGGATGAAGAAGCTCTGGTGGACCTTATTAAGAAATACTCTGGGGGCGACCCGTACAAGATCATCTCGTATGCGCAAGTATCGCAAGCTGATTGGGCGGCAATATCTCCAGATTCCATCCGACGAGTCATTGAGGAATATATCAACACACAGGCGGTTGACTACGTCAGACTCCGTTGGTTCTACAGGCGGCTGGCACAGATTGGTCATCCGGGAGCCATTGAAGTCTCCCTTGAATACATCGAAAGGCTTGGTCCATGTTTTGCAAACATATGCTTCTATCTTGCGTCTGTGCAGTCAGTGCCCATAAGAGAATGGAAGCGCATCGGATCGGCGCTCCTTCGACTCCTGCGCATGCCAGAAGTCGAGGCGAACGAGTACTTTCGACTCTTAATACTCAGCCTATTTACACGAAATAGCGATCTAAACCACTTCACAAGACTGCGTAATTTGTTCCAGCAGGCTGATCCCTTCATCCGCCGTGAGGTCATCCTCGCCGCGAAGATCAATGGTGCGTTGGATTGGATACGAGAACTCAAAGAGGACTATCCTTCTATGGACCCTTGGCAGCAGAGAGCCATGCTCTTCGCACTGTCTGGTTTGGGCAAAGATGAGAAGAGTCACTTCATCAGGCGTCAGTCTGTTCTTCGCCCATTCGATAAGGTACTCGCCAAATGGGCCAAGAGCATCTGACTCTGCCATCGAACAACATTGCGGTGGGCGGGTGGCAGCCTCAAGTCCGCAGGACTTGTAATAGCGGGACGGCCCCCAGTACCTGGGTCTGTCCACGGTAGTTTGGCGGGCTCACCTGGACCGTTTCGTGTGCGACGGTAGACTTGGTGGGGCCTGTGAGGTGGGGGAGTGCGAGCGGATGTGAGTGGGTGCGGCGGGTGTGGCCGATGCCGCGCCGCCGTTCGTATGGGCATCGCAGGCGTGTTTGCAGAAGGGTGGAGATCATGTTCCTGGTCAAATCGTTCGCGACACCGCTTGGGTGGGTTCTGGTGCTCTTGCTTGTGGGCCTGGTCCTGATGAAATGCTCGCGGAGAGAGGCCGCACCGAAGGTCGGCTGGGCTCTGGTGTTGCTCGGCACGCTGCTGCTGCTGGTCTTCAGCTTTCCGCCGTTCGCCAACGCCCTGATCTACTCGCTGGAGTCCCGCGTTCCCGTGCCCGATCCCGACATTCTTTCGACGCTCGATGTGATCGTCGTATTGGGTGGCGGCGCGTTCCCGTCCGGCGGGTTGCGCGGCGATGCGGATCTGTCCGGTCGGTCGTATCCACGCCTGTACCATGGCGTGCGTCTCTTTCAGCAGAGCGGCGCCGCCGTCATCGCCTTCTGCGGGGGCAAGATCATTGAGAGCAAGGAGAGCGAGGCGGAGATCATGAAGGCCATGTCCGTGCAGATGGGCGTCCCGGCTGAGCGGATCCTCATGGAGACGACATCGACGAGCACGCATGAGAACGCCAAGGGCCTGGCCGCGTTGCTGCCGGCCGAGTCGGAGCGGCGCATTGGGGTGGTCACTTCGGCGACGCACGCGATGCGCGCGGCGCAGATCTTTGCCGGGCACTTCCCCGGCGACGTGATCGTTCCGGTCCCGGTCCACTACCAGCATGACGCGTATCTCTGGCGCATCGAGAATCTCCGGCCCACCGTCGGAGCGTTCGAAAGATCCACGGCCGCCCTTCACGAATGGATCGGTCTGCTCTGGCACCGCCTCCGCCACTGAGGTCCTCTGGCGGTCGGTATTGGCGGTCGCAGGTATGCCAGCGACAGCCATCGCACAGGCCGGCGCTTCTATAACACCGTAGTCTGGCCGGGGAGGGCGATGGGATAGCGGCCCTGGGCGTCGGGGACGACGGGCGGGGGCGAGTCCATCGTGTAGCCGTCGAGGCCGGGGGCGAGTTCGAGGTTCGACGACATTGCCTGGTCCCAGGTGATCATCTGGCCGGACTCGGCGGCCATACGGCCGAGGATGCCCACCATTGCGGCGTTGCACGAGCGCTGCGTCTCGTTGTACCGCTTGTTCGTGCGGATCGCGTCGAACAGCAGATCGTGCTCGACCTGATACTGGTCGCTACGCCCGCCGACGTACTGCCAGATCACGTCTTCGGGCCGCTGGCGGTGGCCCTTGAAGATGCGGGGCTGGCTGATGCCCTCGCCGAGGACAGCCGAGCCGGTGGCGCCGTGGATGATGTCGCCGAAGAAGCCCCAGCAGTTGTCCATGTGCCGGCCTTGGGCGAACAGTCGCGTTCCGTCGGGGAAGTGGTACTCGACCGCATAGTGGTCGAAGAGCTGGTCGGGCGCGGTCCGCACCTGGCGGCCGCCCTGGCCCTGGGCCGAGACGGGCCACGCGTCCTTGCACCAGCAGCAGACGTCGAGGTTGTGGATCAGCCAGTCGAGCAGGAAGCTGCCGTTGAGCCATGTGAAGTTGGAGTAGTTGCGGATCTGGTGGGCCATCTCGGTCATACCGGGCGACTTGGGCGTGAAGCCGACCGGGCCGTGCTCGCGATAGGCCCAGCAGGTGATCAGCTCGCCGATGAGCCCTTTGTGGAGTTGCTCGACCGCCTCTTCGAGCGGCCTG
The Anaerobaca lacustris DNA segment above includes these coding regions:
- a CDS encoding bifunctional riboflavin kinase/FAD synthetase; this encodes MKVLKSLSEFGRIRKGCVLTIGNFDGVHVGHREILRTARALAADHSAEMVVMTFEPHPVAILHPEKAPGVLTPLPLKLDLLGEYADNCVIVLQDNRKLLELSPEDFVDQFLVAGFAPRFIVEGHDFHFGSGRAGDIETLIRLGREKGFEVVVVEPRQMTLPMGETIRVSSTVIRYMVESGHVGDAAVALSRPYRLLGPIVSGRGRGRELGFPTLNMAVPNQVIPAEGVYAGFVEIADDPESLPSRTERCSAVFSIGQIRTFEEKHPLLIEAHVLDERLGDVTGRWMVMEFVQHLRHQHKFGSPEDLAAQIARDCDQARTALEQFVEGEAP
- a CDS encoding DHH family phosphoesterase, with translation MTDMHQQALTLIENASDILITTHTRPDGDACGCVAALTEALRGLGKTVRPLFLSPVPSWYAFLFDEPVPVLRTDVQVEELAQSPFGRCDLILIVDTNSYSQLPHFEEHLKRIDTPILVIDHHVTSDGLGTVEIVDPTAAAAGLVVYDFFRAAGLPITAKMAEALFVAIATDTGWFQFNNTTSRVYRCAADLIDLGISPTDLYDRLHHTYSQARFRLLVTMLDRLELHLDGRYAVQYLLQEDFVQTGAVYEDTENFINECHRIASVVVSTLLVELKDGRIRCSLRSRGAVDVSEIAARFGGGGHKMAAGTFLPGPIDHARQLIFHEVTQRLP
- a CDS encoding type II secretion system protein, coding for MRRGRGFTLIELLVVVAIISVLMAILMPSLQRVRKQARSVACRSSLKQWGLIWYFYTEDTDGKFNPGIHQGTAAANDWPVALLPYYRDKGKLAMCPSATLPGAVGGAFEHRAWNWDGAGWGDVRAKDPELRDRGSYGQNEWICSRAEDDYWKTVRRIKHPDNVPLFFDCAYVDAWPLHNQGAPAIKGFDVADGNEWNVVCIDRHSGTINCVFADFSTVRPVGLKELWTLKWHRQFNTAGPWTMAGGVQAGDWPGWMRTFKDY
- a CDS encoding type II secretion system protein, with translation MRRSKAFTLIELLVVIAIIALLMSILMPALARVREQARTVSCRANLRQWNLFFSMYTEAHDGKFQAGVGSGHTYHWMNTLRPYYQNDHKIRCCPTALKPIVDEHGNTAPVWNVFSAWGRFWGEGYAPEGDWGSYGINGWVENPPADYATVYENFDTRNNWRTPGVRGAAYVPLFMDALRFNIFPLPTDNPPEVPDMAWQGTQHMRRICIDRHNGGSNMAFLDWSVRKVDLKELWTLKWHKTYDTAGPWTMAGGVSPSDWPDWMSRYRDF
- a CDS encoding RNA-directed DNA polymerase, which codes for MTLQPESIDWAIDFVQAHSDGDLFPKILEVAAIADDKRKFVSQIAGTTLGEFAPGSCRRFIVPKDEMSYRQATQLDPQDSIILSALVYQYGLQIESQRLPATRVFSYRFGPTLPDGLYSGKPAWNDFWKAAAAHAQHSTHILYCDIADFYNQVYHHTVENQLIAAALPNQAIKWIVALLGSTTAGVSRGVPVGPHAIHLIAESTLIPIDNSLQGAGLKFIRYADDILVFCRSDRKAKSALATVASVLDKQQRLTLQRYKTKIYDPAEFRNLCGQMIEDRPINADEEALVDLIKKYSGGDPYKIISYAQVSQADWAAISPDSIRRVIEEYINTQAVDYVRLRWFYRRLAQIGHPGAIEVSLEYIERLGPCFANICFYLASVQSVPIREWKRIGSALLRLLRMPEVEANEYFRLLILSLFTRNSDLNHFTRLRNLFQQADPFIRREVILAAKINGALDWIRELKEDYPSMDPWQQRAMLFALSGLGKDEKSHFIRRQSVLRPFDKVLAKWAKSI
- a CDS encoding YdcF family protein is translated as MFLVKSFATPLGWVLVLLLVGLVLMKCSRREAAPKVGWALVLLGTLLLLVFSFPPFANALIYSLESRVPVPDPDILSTLDVIVVLGGGAFPSGGLRGDADLSGRSYPRLYHGVRLFQQSGAAVIAFCGGKIIESKESEAEIMKAMSVQMGVPAERILMETTSTSTHENAKGLAALLPAESERRIGVVTSATHAMRAAQIFAGHFPGDVIVPVPVHYQHDAYLWRIENLRPTVGAFERSTAALHEWIGLLWHRLRH
- a CDS encoding Gfo/Idh/MocA family protein, whose product is MSVQSEPSTSRRDFLKQTSGALAGAALAGAIGVRAYAGEQNVIQVALVGCGGRGTGAAANALSTQGPTRLVAMADVFDSHLKNSLKNLSTQFGEKVNVPAGRQFGGLDGYRKAIDAVAPGGVVLLATPPAFRPLHVEYAVAKGCHVFMEKSFAVDAPGIRRVLKAGQEAEKKNLKVAGGLMSRHYRPLEEAVEQLHKGLIGELITCWAYREHGPVGFTPKSPGMTEMAHQIRNYSNFTWLNGSFLLDWLIHNLDVCCWCKDAWPVSAQGQGGRQVRTAPDQLFDHYAVEYHFPDGTRLFAQGRHMDNCWGFFGDIIHGATGSAVLGEGISQPRIFKGHRQRPEDVIWQYVGGRSDQYQVEHDLLFDAIRTNKRYNETQRSCNAAMVGILGRMAAESGQMITWDQAMSSNLELAPGLDGYTMDSPPPVVPDAQGRYPIALPGQTTVL